Genomic window (Romeriopsis navalis LEGE 11480):
CAATTCCTGTAATCCGTGCAGCTGTGAGAAGTCAGCATAATGGCCATATTCCCCAAGAGCATCATGGGTCACTTGGTAATCATGCACCAAACAGGGCAATCCATAGGATGAGGCTTCTAGTAAAACGCGAGGTAGGCCCTCACGTAACGATGGTAAAACGAATAAATCAGCGACTTTATAGTAATCCGAGATTTGATCTGCGGGCACTGTCCGAATCTGAAAATTAGCGTCTCCCAATTGCGCTTGAGCCAACTGGATAATCTCAGCGCTTTCGTTCCCTTGATGGCCCAGCATCAAGACATACGGTCGTGGCGCGGGTAACTGTGCCACCTCTCGAATCAAATAGTCAAGCCGCTTATGGGATTTATCAATTGAGGCAACTGACAACAAAATTTTCCGCCGCATTGGTAAACCTAAGTTAGCCCGCAATGACTGCTGCGATTCGGGTTGTAAATAATCTAGTTCAGGCGGCATTGGTGCACCATAGGGCAACACAATTTGTCGATCCGCCATCAAACCATTATCCAAGGCTTTCTGATAGTGAATTGAGGCAACTTGATGAACATAATCCCACCGCGACAAGTTGTACAGTCGATCGGTTGGGCCACCATTCGAAAAAAGTAATTTATAGGAAGCATTGGTATAGTTTCGCCAGTGCCACAGCAAATCCCCCAGGCTTTCATCGCTAAAATAAATTACATCTGGCTCATGGCGATAGATATATGGCAGCAATCCAACAAAAAAGGAGAGTTGCTCCGTAAAATACGGCCCCCCATGTCCCGTCAAACGACCAATCACACGACTAGCCTGCACTCCTAGCCAAGTATCACGGGGCAAATGCCAAATGCACTTTTCTTGCGCATTTGACTGACCCGCACCTTTATACAAACGCATCGATAACGACGGATGAGCCGACAATCGGTCAAAACACTGACGGGTAAATGACTCATACCCACGATTGACCCGCCCCAAGCCGGTACATGGCATAAAAATTTTAAGCTGATGCATAAGTCATATCCTTAAATCGTAATGACACAACCAATTATCGATAAGCCACACACTATAAAAAACGTTGCTTCAACCGCGTGAAGTGCGCTAAATCAGACCGATTGAGCCAAAGGCTCGGCGGTGAAACTTTCAGAACTAGGGGATAACAAGCCAACACCACTCCCAAGCGAAACATCGTCGACACCAACAGCGAAATGCTCGCACCAACCAGACTAAATTGCGGAATCAGCACGACCATCATTACCACATTGATCAATAAACCAATGCCTTGAAGCAGCATCGGAATTTCCGGCTTACCCACAGACATAAAGGTCTGAGCCAATACCCAAGTCAGACCACTCAATACAACCTGTAAAAGTAAGATCCGAAAAATCGGCACTGCGCCGACGAATCGATCACCATATAGCAATATTAATATTTCACCACCAAATAGCCCCACTAGGAGTGCTGTCATGCCCGTCAAGAACGTACTCACCCGCGCCGATTTTCCGACGATTGCTACAACCTCAGCAACCGGCTTCGCAGAGGTCTTAGGAAATAGCACTGAAATCGTCGAACTATGCAAAATACTCAACATTCTCGAAAGACTGAGTGCGATTGTATAAATGCCCATCAAAGCCGGTGCCAGCATTCCCACAACTAAGACCCGATCAACCTGCCCCGACACACTACCAAATAGATCAATTCCATAGGAGCGCATGCCATAACTCAACAACCGTTTGGTATTCTGACCAACGCCCTCAAACTTAAGCGGAAACGTGAGCAGCAAATCACGCAACAACCAAAATAAAGTTAATAAACCCGCCACAGAATAAGTTAAGGCCGCTGTCGTAGGAGTCAGCAAGTGAGTCAGCACCAATCCACTCAACCCAATCAGCGTAATAATTGGCGCGAGATAACGACCGCGATTAGCCGCACCAAATTTTTCTGCTGCTTCCATCGCTGAAACACAAACAAGCGACATTGACGCCACTGGCGCAAACAACATAAACCACTGAGCACTTCTAATGACATCAGAGGGATATTTTGACAGCCAGATCGGCATACCAAAACAGCCAACTATCGTTGCAAAGCATCCCGTTAGAGCACTAAGCAACAACGCTGTCGAAACAATCTGAGACTGTTGTTGTGGGTGCTTCTTAACTTGATAAATCAACGCCATGGGAACACCCAACGTCAAAATATACGCTAGGAACTGTGGCCATAGCAAAATTGCGGCTTGCTCACCCCGACCTCCCGGACCTAATGCCCGTGCCGTGATCATGCCAGTGAGGATATTCAATACAATAAACAATACTCTTGCGAACGTCGTTTGCACAGCAGCAGCAGCACCACTTTCACCTTTAACAATCAATGAAACAATCGGACCAATAAAATTCATTGACACCCCTAGAGTTACGGCAAATACAGATCATCAGAAGACATGATTTAAGGTTAAAAGCTGAGCTGAAAACTTTATTTTTCAGCTCATGGTCAAACTCACTCAAGGTTTAAGGTGAGATTGACTGCTTAAAACCAGCTAAAATATAAACAGACTTCAACGCGTAAATACATTAACTGTCACAGGATCACTCGGCTTACCATGCAAAATTGACTGATTAACCAAACCAAATTCAGCCAATAGCATGCAGCATCGTTGAGTATTACATAAATTGTGATGCATCTCGAAAACCGCCATTTTTACACGCTTAAATAATTCTCCATAGTTTTGAATAAATAGCTCTTCTGACCCTTCAATATCGCATTTCAGCAAATCAATTGATGATGCGCTCGGCAACAGTTCATTCAAGTCAATAAATGGGACTTCCACGGATTCACTAGCATCATCAGTTGCCACATCAACCAACCGATTCATCGCAGAAAATTGCGTTTGGCGAATCTTCGCGCTACCAGTCCGATGTCCAACCAATCCATGAATTGGCTTCAGCGAACCATCCAAATCAGGATTCATACCGACTAACGCTTTGAGATCGTTAAAAACCGCTGGACTTCCTTCAATCGCCCACACCTCAACAGGAATTTTTTTCAGCCGAGCCTGGTCAGTTGCCCGCATGGCGAAAAAGCCCACATTAGCACCAATATCCAGAATTCGTAATGATTGTCCAGCAACTGCTTGCTCAAACATCATTTGGATTGGTGCATCATATTCCTGATTGACGAAAATCTCATTAAATACCCACCAATCAGAACGGGAATTAACTTGTATATCAATACCCGAACGCAATTGGCACTTTAAACCAAGAAAATCCCAACGACTTTGGCTAAATTTCCATCGCAATTTAGAAAGCGCATATTCCCGAGCACGAGCAAACATCAATTTTTCTCACTTAACAAAATATCGACTTAACCATAAGAATGCGCGACAGCAGCTCTCATGAAATATATTAGGCCAAGAAATTAAGACTCATCGGCTAACAGGCGCGGCGCGGTCAACAATAAATAACCAAAATCGCGGCGCAATGACCAACTCAAGAGATACTGCACGTCTAAACAATCCAGAAAATCATAGTCCTTTAACGCCAAACGACTCTCTAACATCCACGCCCCAGTAATTCCCGGCAACGCATTTAAACGATTGCGAAACTCGGGCTCGATCGACGGCACATCCGACAACCGGCGGGGACAAGCACCAACGATACTCATCTCCCCTCGTAATACATTCAGAAACTTTGGCAACCGATCGAGCCGATAGCGCCGCATCCAGTCGGCCATTTTTAAGGGTTCACCGGCATTCGTCTGCGTCCGGAAATAAAAGGCGCGGTACAACCGCCCCCTTGCCCCGACTTGCCACTGCCGCACCAACAACGACTCGGAGGAAGCCTGCCGCAGCAACACAGCCAACAGCACCAACACCGGCGTCAACAGCAGCAAAATCCCGAGGGATACGAGCCGATCGACCACGCACTTCAGCCACCAATGCAAGGGTTTGCGCTTCTGCGGCAAATTTGCATCCCCCGGCAAACTCAAAAACACCTCGCAGTCCGCCGCGGCACAAACATCCGCCCAAAACAGCAGCTCTTCCCGGCCTAAATCGCGGCCCAGCTTCACTCGCGTCACCCGCGATCGACGCAAACAAGCCACCGCTCGATCCAGCTCCCGCACATATAAGGCCGTCGCGGAAGTTGCCCGCCGGACGATCAAATTATTACCGCGCCACAACAAACGATACCGACCGCAGGATTCATACTCTGCCTGTAGATCGCGTAACTGCTGAAAACCAGTATGCATAAAATCCACCTTAAGGGATAGGAATCCGAAGTAAAGCAACATCAACAACAGGCATTCGCCCATCTCGTCGCATTCACACATTAAGTAGCGTTCGTATTAAGTCCGATTGACCCAGGACTACGATGTACCGGGATACAAGTCCCAAATCAAAAGCCATCCTGTCCCCAGCAGTTACAGCCCAACCACTGCAACCACATTTAAAAATAAAGTCGCCCAGAATAATTAAGTTAATTACATATATCTCATTCTACAGAGATATACCGTAAGGCTCAGGAGAGAATTCAAAATCACTCCGTATTCTTTACAGGTCTTGATTCAAATTACTCAGCAATTCTGCGGATAAGTCAGGATTTCCACACATTCGATGCAGCTCGTCGCTCATGCGCAGCGAAAACTCGGTAATGCAGCGCTCAAACTGCAATCAGCCGATCGCACCGGACTTTTCCCTCCGCCGATTCCGCATCACGATCGCCCCATCCGTCCATCGATATGTTGGAACTTTTCAATAATTCCAGCCACAAGACGGATATTTTCGACTGATTCATTGCCCAAGCCGATGCCAGGCGGGAGACTTGAACTTCCGACACAGAATTTTAGTGGGCCGGGAGTTTTGCGTGGGGCCGCAGGTTGATGCCTTGAGGCTGCGTATTGTAATGGATTTAGCTTTTCTTGAAGATGGAAGATGTTGTTTGGGTAAAGATACAGGCTTTTTCCTTGCGATATTTTTTCCTCGCAGGAATAATACCGCTTAGTTAGGATGATCGACCAAAAATACCCGCTGTCGATTCCTGCGATCGGCAAAGGCGTTGACGCGGCACAACTGATATCGTCCAGAGAATACCAATGGGTCAGCGCTGACATAAAGCGATTGACGACCTTATGTTTATTCACTTTCTATTTTGTTTGAATATGGATTTTGGGTAATGATTAAATTTACTGCTTTCAGTGCCACGATCGCCGGTGCTGCCATCGCCACGACAACTGCGGTGCTGCTCGATGCCCCCGCGCAGGCACTCACGCTCAATCGAAATACTGACGTGATCGTTGAATCCATTGATGACTTGGATGTCGGGGGCGCGTTATATGACGTGACATTTAAGTCCGGCGCGTTTGATGACTTATTTGATCCAGACCTCAATCCAGGGGAGGTCGGGGCAGACGGTCGCCGAGGCCCCACTTTCTGGGGGGACAAGGCCAATGCCACCAAGGCAGCCCAGGCAATTATTGATACCTTGGGGTCCGGCGAGCGGACCTCGAATCAGCATGACAATTTTGGGGTCCCATGGGGCTTTAATGCATCTAATTTTGTGCTTTACGCAGATGACACAGGGTTTGATCCATCGGATGATTCAATTGGGCTCAGCGATTATGTTTGGAAATTAGAGAGTTTTCCGACCCAACCCTATGCCACTTTTGCGCCCGCACAAGCGGCGCCCATTCCGACTCCAGCGATGCTGCCGGGTCTAATCGGTATGGGCATCGCCGCACTCCGCAAGCGCCATTCGGCACAGGCCGATTAGGTCTAGTCAAAACATCGACGACGCACCGTTCGCGCTTATCAA
Coding sequences:
- a CDS encoding glycosyltransferase family 4 protein → MHQLKIFMPCTGLGRVNRGYESFTRQCFDRLSAHPSLSMRLYKGAGQSNAQEKCIWHLPRDTWLGVQASRVIGRLTGHGGPYFTEQLSFFVGLLPYIYRHEPDVIYFSDESLGDLLWHWRNYTNASYKLLFSNGGPTDRLYNLSRWDYVHQVASIHYQKALDNGLMADRQIVLPYGAPMPPELDYLQPESQQSLRANLGLPMRRKILLSVASIDKSHKRLDYLIREVAQLPAPRPYVLMLGHQGNESAEIIQLAQAQLGDANFQIRTVPADQISDYYKVADLFVLPSLREGLPRVLLEASSYGLPCLVHDYQVTHDALGEYGHYADFSQLHGLQELIAQLLPVQDTLDQKQQRHQYAYQKFSWDVLTDQYVDMFEQCLSLPVLSDAVHSLQDMPEA
- a CDS encoding oligosaccharide flippase family protein codes for the protein MNFIGPIVSLIVKGESGAAAAVQTTFARVLFIVLNILTGMITARALGPGGRGEQAAILLWPQFLAYILTLGVPMALIYQVKKHPQQQSQIVSTALLLSALTGCFATIVGCFGMPIWLSKYPSDVIRSAQWFMLFAPVASMSLVCVSAMEAAEKFGAANRGRYLAPIITLIGLSGLVLTHLLTPTTAALTYSVAGLLTLFWLLRDLLLTFPLKFEGVGQNTKRLLSYGMRSYGIDLFGSVSGQVDRVLVVGMLAPALMGIYTIALSLSRMLSILHSSTISVLFPKTSAKPVAEVVAIVGKSARVSTFLTGMTALLVGLFGGEILILLYGDRFVGAVPIFRILLLQVVLSGLTWVLAQTFMSVGKPEIPMLLQGIGLLINVVMMVVLIPQFSLVGASISLLVSTMFRLGVVLACYPLVLKVSPPSLWLNRSDLAHFTRLKQRFL
- a CDS encoding FkbM family methyltransferase, whose product is MFARAREYALSKLRWKFSQSRWDFLGLKCQLRSGIDIQVNSRSDWWVFNEIFVNQEYDAPIQMMFEQAVAGQSLRILDIGANVGFFAMRATDQARLKKIPVEVWAIEGSPAVFNDLKALVGMNPDLDGSLKPIHGLVGHRTGSAKIRQTQFSAMNRLVDVATDDASESVEVPFIDLNELLPSASSIDLLKCDIEGSEELFIQNYGELFKRVKMAVFEMHHNLCNTQRCCMLLAEFGLVNQSILHGKPSDPVTVNVFTR
- the hepC gene encoding heterocyst development glycosyltransferase HepC, which translates into the protein MHTGFQQLRDLQAEYESCGRYRLLWRGNNLIVRRATSATALYVRELDRAVACLRRSRVTRVKLGRDLGREELLFWADVCAAADCEVFLSLPGDANLPQKRKPLHWWLKCVVDRLVSLGILLLLTPVLVLLAVLLRQASSESLLVRQWQVGARGRLYRAFYFRTQTNAGEPLKMADWMRRYRLDRLPKFLNVLRGEMSIVGACPRRLSDVPSIEPEFRNRLNALPGITGAWMLESRLALKDYDFLDCLDVQYLLSWSLRRDFGYLLLTAPRLLADES
- a CDS encoding PTPA-CTERM sorting domain-containing protein → MIKFTAFSATIAGAAIATTTAVLLDAPAQALTLNRNTDVIVESIDDLDVGGALYDVTFKSGAFDDLFDPDLNPGEVGADGRRGPTFWGDKANATKAAQAIIDTLGSGERTSNQHDNFGVPWGFNASNFVLYADDTGFDPSDDSIGLSDYVWKLESFPTQPYATFAPAQAAPIPTPAMLPGLIGMGIAALRKRHSAQAD